The Gouania willdenowi chromosome 5, fGouWil2.1, whole genome shotgun sequence sequence ggtatttgggaacaacgtgtctatggttgagcccagtatgagtgttatcccacagcccgaggccagtgcgtccatgacaaatgtgattccaagagccgctactgcaaaacccataagccgcccccgggcccgaagaagcagtcgggccagcagaaagagcgagagatctaggggcccccggcgaccaccccacggccaagcagccccccgaacgcccccaaggtcccaagccgagaggctgccattgccccccccatacacacccgaaaagcccccaaggagccaaggacccagcgcaccacgccaccgactccaacccccaacccccagccccccacccccccaccaccacccacacccccgcgcccagccccccgaggggagggcccagagagccccccgcccgagaccccagcggaggagccaaagcccacgcccagcagacgaccagagccacgccgaacgggcagccggcgggcccccgccggtgagcccagagccagcaaggacccgaccccaggccaggaggacccggaatggatgcagcaccaggagcagcccgcccagggcgaacgaccacaccccaagccgcataaggcaccagggggccgctgggagtccccccgccggtccccaggcaccccaacctagccccccccgggcgccccagatgccgatgccgcccgcgccacgagcttcagttctttaaagccagggccccctccagaggccaagccagaccgccccgccgggatgtggccccctaatttaaccccgacactctgcctcacgggggactgcccaagcaggggccgcaccagaaggtatgcaagggcgcggcacgtgccacccgccccagaagacccccgccaggaccggcccggccagccggccaagcaccccgggccccaggagcacccccagggaccaggaccccccaagggcaagcccccgggccaagccccccgggacgcgccccccaccccagcccaggtcccggccacagcccagcaggaccgcacagccccagacggcacaaggccagcagcccagggcccgccgccccccggacagcgcaagtcacagggcagcgccccccgccggcccgcgagcaaccggcgacccccaccgcggggacggaggcaccccaacggcacacatccagcgcgggacagcagcccccagccaaagatgccccggacccacccaccagtccgcagatggcaggacatacccaccaggcggccgaaagcaacctcaaccatcggaacagctaacgccgcccccccagtaaacagcatcatcccgaggcgccaaacaaccctgccccaaccccggtgaggacaccagcacccccccagcacacccaccccccaaaccggcgaggcaggccgccccgggcccgcacaccgcggggcccgcccccaaggccaccaggagacaaagcaagcaccaagccacacccaagggggagaggcacccccgcgccccacccggccgacacagcccggaaagaccccgcaaggagagaccccggcaaagcccccccgagacccatcgccacgcccgaccgcaccatcttgatgtgcttttactctatgcagtggcccagccaccaacagaggggccaggcccccaccggagaggcccaaatatgtgtaccaatgTGTGGAGCTTTTTTAAGATCTGTGAGAGTAATGTAAAGTTTGCATCCTGCAACACATGCAAAGAAAAAATACCTTGCGGGGGAAGAACATTAAAAGGCTTCAACACAACAAACTTGATCCAACATTTGACGGAGTATGGTGAGTTTTTGAGGCTCATGGCAGACAAAGAAAAGAAGATGGCAACAGTCAGACGGCAGGTAACGCAGCCCACGCTTTTCAACACTCGTCCGTATGAGTGTGACAATCAGAAGGCTAAGCAAATAACCAGGAAAATATTATATTCCTCAGACTGGATGACCAGCCTTTCTCAGTGTTGGAAGATACCGGGTTCTGCCGTCTGTATCCTGCACACGTGTGTAGAGTCATCCCTTACTCAGCGCTGCATCCAACCGAAAAAGCAGAGATGCTCCTCTTTATTAAAAAGAATGTTCCCACAATGCTTCTCAACAAGTCACTTACTTGACATGATGTAAGCAGTGTTGTGAGATATAGggccttttatttatttgattttctgcACTATTTAGCCTGTTGAGAACCTTAATGTCTTCTATCTGTTAAAGATTGTGTTACTGATAGCAggtcattttaagtgttttttagttgttatttgaATAGTTGCTGCATTGTGCTTGcaaggtttttgtgtttttttttttttttgtcatgaaaaagttaaaacatgCTTTTTTCTAAATTAAGTGATTTTTATGGTTCCTTTTTTCCAAACCATTTAGCCGGTAGCACATAACTGCATTGAAAAATTTACAGCCAATCCATGTGATCGGTATTGGTGATTGGCAGTGATCGGCATTTTGGCTTATCGGTATCGGTGATCGGCAGCGTAAAACCTGATTGGAGCATCCCTAATGTGaattcagattgtttttttagGGACCGACTGAATTCctttggtactacctgatacaaaTTCACTgaaaatcaaacggtaccaGGTTTCTGGACCTAAACCCAGCCTTCTGACTGAGGGAGTGCAGcaagagttgaagaatttccatgcaagacatgaacataacatttgttgtcagtgtgtggGTGCATGGCCCTTTTAACTGGGAATGGATGCCCTAGTCGCTCAACCATGTGCAGAGTGAGAGAACGTGTGTGAACGGAGCAGATcaattataagctgtatgccatttttagtgattggcaaaataaactttGCAGCTGTTTAATTAAACTGGAGTCCcacaagagagttggagatgaagctgcgGAGGCAAACCACACTGGAACTATGGGAAGCCtccattagcattaggagcaaatacatatttactgactgtggcatcgcaaaacctgctgttgcttatagttcatattcacaggtgcacagcaGATGCTGTCCCCGCTTTCAGAGTCAGTAGACTGGGCGGTCCAaccatttgtcatttttgccgtTCACTCAGGTTTTCACCTTTTTGCACAAATgtgaaataaagctgtgtcacgtaaagcaaacaactcttcggtgtaaatgagattataaaacaatgcaatgggagcatctacagaaagtttcatcacgacaatgacgtcattgatcggattgacaaattaagacattacagccgatcacattaattgcataaaatgcaaaatatcggccgatccgaACGATGTAAAGCATCATATTAAAAGTGTTATGAGAGCTGATATTgtaggttttatgtttttaaagttgctttgattgtgcacagcaaaatgtttagttttttgtgggatttaagttttgtttggaagtctttatttttactgaataaggTTTTGAGTTAGATcagattgaattagctgaacaagctaatattttagttatttttatatatatttatttcttttgtaatatgattactgttggatttggtgatttgatataaatacagataatagtgatacatttgtttggttactttaataaATGGATACCGACACACATACTTTGTTTAAAAGTAATAAACAGCCACAAAGtggggaaaagaaaaaagatgcataaaaaattgtgataatgttaatattgtaataattgttgattaatcaaatcgtagcaccctgaatTAAAATCAAATCTTGAGGTCCCTTAGCTCTTGCGGTACTCCCTTGattctgtgaaaaattcctgatGAGAACCCTGCTCTCTATTCACTCCTCTCAATCCAACCATCtgaccacagattgtagagcccacaggcgcttgattttataaaaggggcggggctaacagtgcttgtttgtgatgcatgatggtcccaaaacgtcacatgattTTGTTCtgagccaatagcaaaaatcatttgtaatagccgggtttcaaccatagagggcagtcactgacaatTTTagaacaaaatatgccaaattgaaatgttgagttggaccaggatcaaccACCAGCACCActtacccaaatacatttgtattcagcagaaaaaagttgtgtttggggtttagttactcttgtGCACTTCCAACGTAAAGTGTGCTGAAAGGGTAACATTGGGACATTTTGCGGTTACGTCATCCACCCGAGTCAGGACATCGTCAATCGTGACGGCAAAATGGCGTTGATATGTACCAAAGCCTTtgtaatacaaaatatatttgaATATAATACATGTTGCAGGAATGAATATTACTTAAGTGAAAGTACTGAAGtaattgcattaaaaaatacTTGAGTgtcaaagtaattaaaaatcTTGAACATCATCTTTATCATCCTAAGTGCAATAAGAAAACACTGATTACTTCTATAGTAGTACAACTGAATGACGTTTTTTGTGCGGTATTTCATTACCGACCAAATAATTTACGTATGTTTATTagagatgcaccgaaatgaaaattattgGCTGAAACCAAAAAACTGAAAGAGTAAACCAGGCTGAAACACTGAAATTATTACGCTAATTCATAGTTTCatttcagggttctcaccaggcaGCAGCATGGAATTTCCTGCATTTTGAGGGCCACATTTTGAGAAGTAAAACTAacattttttgttatctttgttacagttttactttaaagccaaaagtaaTTTTTGAATTGGTGAAGTGTCGTGATGAATGGTGCtagagagttactcatgcttgttATAGGTCATAAACTAATCAGTACTCAGACACTATatagacaaaaataacatttaattcaAAAGACTGCCACCTGAACAATCATGATTAAGCCTAGTTGAAGAGATTAACTTTAATCCAGTATATGGCAAGTCCCAGCATGTGAAAAGGAGAGGCTTAAATGGAAGTGGTGACAGAGCCGCCTTCTACGcatgcaaatgttttttttaacgacagtaccgatttaaaaaaaaaaaaaaaaaaacccacagaaaagCCCCTCTAAGCCGGTGTAAACACAGTGTAAGGGCCGAAATCCCAACATTGGGGCCCCCTCAActgcgctggcgagaaccctgttGTGTCTcttgtttagttgtttttatggtATTTCAATGCTTTTATTGGCTGTTTTACCCTTATTACCATGTGGATTCAAACTGTTCTTTATTTCTGAATTATAATAAACATTGTGGTCTAGACCCCGATCCTGAGTGCTGAATAAAGCACTAGCAGACAGGTGGAGGCAAACGGGGAAATTGGGGAAACACTGTTTTTTAGTACCGATTTGCTGCCACTTTTCTGTAAACTCTGTGAAATAATATTTGACAGCCTTAATGATATCACCTTATAATCCCAAGATCGAGAAGTGGCAGTTTTTACAGAACGTTAGATTGATTTGATATCTAATATTATGATAAATTTTGCCTATTTGATAAGTGTGGTTTGAAagtttaagttaatattttatCTAACCTCTGATCAATAAAACAGGCATCGTCACAAGATGTCCTCTTGAACTGAAgatgaaaagaacaaagaaaggACAGGAATGGTTTTGCAGGATTAGCTACcaagatgaggaggaggaaataATGGAACCTGCAGATGTGGAGAGAAAGATCAGAGAAGGTGAGGTGATGTTCGCTTTCAGCATCACTCCTTAATGTCACTAATAAAAGCCAAGCATGGCTTAGCTACAAAAACCTGTTTGGTTTCTCCTCTCAGCTCAAGACGTAATGGCTGGCGTTGGGGTTGGAATCAGTGATGAGCTCATCAGTCTGGAGATTGCCTCCCCAGATGTTCCCGATCTGACACTCATTGATCTGCCTGGCATTGCCAGAGTTGCCGTGAAGGGACAACCAGAGGACATTGGTTACCAGGTATTCCACTTAGTTAAATCAGAAGCCTACTTTTTGTCTCATAATAATTCATATGGGCCTGTTTTCTTAAGGACCCTTTAAGGCAGGAATCAGTACAAAACTTTGTACATATTTTCTGGTGTTGAAAAATGTctaattttttacaaaatttctATATAAATCTGTAGATAAAGAGCTTGATCGAGAAGTTCATTACCAAACAAGAAACCATCAGCTTGGTTGTGGTTCAGTGCAATGTGGACATCGCCACCACTGAGGCGCTGAAGATGGCCCAGGTGGTAGATCCAGATGGAGAGAGAACTTTGGGTAATGACACAAGATGTTGCACAGGTATTATTCAGTTTCAATGTGACAGGATGTTGTTCATcaatcttttcttttctctcagGCATTTTGACCAAACCTGACCTGGTGGACAAAGGCACAGAGGAGACGGTTATTGAAATTGTCCATAACGAGATCATTAACCTAAAGAAGGGCTACATGATTGTCAAGTGCAGGGGTCAGAAGGAGATTGCAGAGAAGGTGTCTCTGTCTGAAGCAATACAGAGGGAGAAGGATTTCTTTGAACGACATGCAAATTTTAGGTAAGTCAGTTGCTGCCAGCATTGGTGTGATGATCAGCACTTTTTCTGAAAGGAAGAAGAGCTTGCATGGTTTTCCTTCTGGTATTAGGGTTTCAACCACAATCAGAACAATCATTTAAGGAGGCGGGTGTGTGAATGCGGTGGTGTGTGCTTTGTCACACACGTTGAGTCTCCACTCACTTTGATCTTCGCATTTCTCAAATAATCGGTTGTACTTTACGACAAAAGCAGCTTTACTTTTTACTGCCAGGTGTGTTACAAAATACATTGAGATACAGATCAACTTTATCTTTATTAAAGGGGCGTATTGTGTGCCAGAGACACCACAACTTAAAATGGGTAAAATgagaggcagagcattcagctatcAAGCTGCCAGTCTCAGTTTGGGGGCTGTTTCTCTCTTCACCTTTTAAGCTAAACttaaaggaatcctccactgtttttagaagtttggcctaaaatctttgaaatatatttattacaaGATGTGGGTTGAACAAAaggcattattatgcaccataatcatttaattgccttttaaaaatgggactactgtACAGttaagggtgcattcacaccaatGAAtcctaaaacatttaaaatgccCTATGATTTGTTTGGGcggtgtgaacatgcaaacgATGTGTAGAGTGGATCAAACAGGCAAATTCTAGAGTGATTATGCCGGTCACAGTTACCAATTGAAGCCTAGATCAATTAAGAGAACACAACCGCTCTTGGAGCGGATCAAACACAAAGTATTGGAGATGACGTAGAGCACACGGCTTTGTGGGTGATTAGTAGAGCTGGTGATGGTGCAAAACGGGGCTTTAAAACCAACAAAAGCACGGCAACTTGTTGCTGAACATTTTTGAAAGAACGCAGACGTTTCTGTGCACTTTTAAGCTTTTGCTTTGACCCATtgatgagagcctcttctttaggtttctgtttttttgcctAGAGAAGTCGCTACTCTAGTAACAGCACCCTCAAGCGGTTAGCTCATGCAACTGCTCCAGAGGGAGTGGATCAGAAGTTTTGCTCCTAACACAAACTGAGCCAAACCAGGGTGTTAAAATGATTAGCTATCTTACACTCATTCGACCGAGTCCAggactaaaccggtgtgaaagcacccttaaagTTTATCTAAACTTGCAGGTTTTTGAaagactcccacccaaaaggacttctatcctcagtgtttgtgtgtcttaaaCTGTCCATAATTACTCGCTAATTTCAGCCATTAGAGCGTCAGTCACCAACAGTTTAAGGGAAAGTAAAGGCCCCTTAGGTGCTTTTCATCGCCTCTGTTGTTTGCTCATGTGGAaaggtttttttaatttgtaatgattgccttgagatgatggatttttttctttatgaattaatttgaattgaaatgaacTGAATCAGCGGTAAGTAGTATTTTATCTGATTTCCTGTAGTATGCACTTAGTAGTTGTCTCCATTTGCTGCAGTGTCCTGTATGAAGAAGGCTACGCCACTATTCCCAAACTGGCAGAGAAGCTAACACTGGAGCTGGTGCATCACATTGAGGTGGTATTGTGATAATGATTTTATTCATCATTGCAGCACCTGTTTAACTCCTTTTTGTGTGACTTGTAGAGATCTCTACCCAGACTAGAGGAGCAGATAGAAGAGAAACTTGCACAGACTCAGGCAGAGCTTGACAGATACGGAAACGGACCCCCAACAGATGAAGCTGAGCGACTGGTCTTTCTTATTGATGTGAGATACATCTACATACTACTTCCCTGATAGCAATTGTTTCTACTCGTATGTTTTTATTGGGTTTTAATATACTTGAATCTAAAAT is a genomic window containing:
- the LOC114463131 gene encoding interferon-induced GTP-binding protein Mx-like isoform X2; its protein translation is MATLNQQYEEKVRPCIDLIDSLRSLGVEKDLALPAIAVIGDQSSGKSSVLEALSGVSLPRGNGIVTRCPLELKMKRTKKGQEWFCRISYQDEEEEIMEPADVERKIREAQDVMAGVGVGISDELISLEIASPDVPDLTLIDLPGIARVAVKGQPEDIGYQIKSLIEKFITKQETISLVVVQCNVDIATTEALKMAQVVDPDGERTLGILTKPDLVDKGTEETVIEIVHNEIINLKKGYMIVKCRGQKEIAEKVSLSEAIQREKDFFERHANFSVLYEEGYATIPKLAEKLTLELVHHIERSLPRLEEQIEEKLAQTQAELDRYGNGPPTDEAERLVFLIDKVTAFIQDAISLTSGEELKCGERLNVFSMLRREFGKWKNHLDQSGIHFNKRIEKEVEQYEETYRGRELPGFINYKTFEMMVKDQIKQLEEPAVRKLKEIADAVKKVLIQLAQACFAGFPNLLKAAKAKIDAIKQEKEAFAELTLRTQFKMELLVYSQDRTYSNSLTLFIKRTITQLFRA